The following proteins are co-located in the Pseudarthrobacter siccitolerans genome:
- a CDS encoding carbohydrate ABC transporter permease — MSTSTATRRSTATADLPRPGSRRQHEVLRLLPGPLLAIILVFLGALVLIPVLYIFLASVNSDIGVANGEFWPSSFTLENYSKIWTSVGLATGLANSVLVAGTTAVVSAALSVSTAFVLVRYSFRGRLTILRGLLALQSVPGTLMVLPVFVLFSSASTYLGIQVIGTQWGLFVTYLTFAMPFSTWVMVTYLRGLPKELEEAAKIDGASNLGVLFKIVLPLSWPGIVVSGIFAFLLGWNDVLFASVMTRPESQTAAVALQIFGASQEGGAIPFYGQMMASALVCAAPVVILYLIFQRYLVGGLTAGGVK; from the coding sequence ATGAGCACCTCGACAGCCACCCGGCGGAGTACGGCAACCGCGGACCTTCCCCGTCCGGGTTCAAGGCGCCAGCACGAAGTCCTGCGGTTGCTCCCGGGACCCTTGCTTGCCATCATCCTGGTCTTCCTGGGCGCCCTGGTCCTGATTCCCGTCCTGTACATTTTCCTGGCGTCGGTGAACTCGGACATCGGCGTCGCCAACGGCGAATTCTGGCCGTCAAGCTTCACCCTTGAGAACTACTCGAAGATCTGGACCAGCGTCGGCCTTGCTACCGGGCTGGCCAACAGCGTTTTGGTGGCAGGTACGACGGCGGTTGTCTCGGCAGCCCTGTCGGTTTCGACCGCGTTCGTCCTGGTCCGCTACAGTTTCCGGGGCCGGCTCACTATCCTGCGCGGGCTCCTTGCACTGCAGTCAGTGCCAGGGACCCTGATGGTCCTTCCCGTTTTCGTGCTGTTCTCGTCGGCGTCAACATATCTGGGCATCCAGGTCATCGGGACGCAGTGGGGACTCTTCGTGACCTACCTGACGTTCGCCATGCCGTTCTCCACCTGGGTGATGGTCACCTACCTGCGCGGGCTTCCCAAGGAACTTGAAGAAGCGGCCAAGATCGACGGCGCCAGCAACCTCGGTGTCCTGTTCAAGATCGTCCTGCCCCTGAGCTGGCCCGGCATCGTGGTCTCCGGCATCTTCGCTTTCCTCCTGGGATGGAACGACGTCCTGTTTGCCTCCGTCATGACCCGGCCGGAAAGCCAGACCGCCGCCGTAGCCCTGCAAATCTTCGGTGCCTCCCAGGAGGGCGGCGCCATCCCGTTCTACGGCCAGATGATGGCGTCAGCACTGGTATGCGCCGCTCCCGTGGTCATTCTTTACCTGATTTTCCAGCGTTATCTAGTTGGCGGGCTCACCGCCGGAGGAGTTAAATAA
- a CDS encoding ABC transporter substrate-binding protein, whose translation MRFTSSSGLAAIVTAAALALTGCGGGSGTTGTATNADGKVDGTGKTLNVLVNVLSQYPEQQKQWQSDIAAKFKAETGADVKFETFASANDELTRIQTSVVSGQGPDVYSLGTTFTPTAYATKAFVTLSDDDWKAVGGKDRFNPAALGISGPDKDHQAGIPFVSRPFVMAYNKDLLAAAGIEKPATSWDELAEQAKKMTKDGTFGIATGYKDNFDPWKFIWAMSVQAGNPLVDGNKFKLDDPTVKKAYETYFGWLTEDKVVDPASVGWSNSNAVAAFASGKAGYLMMTTSSSIPTLDKSEVAGKYEYALMPTIAPGETKSKSDGDAASILSGDNIVVADYSKQKDLAFAYIKLITSKDEQLNYQKIFGDLPANAEALATLTDPKLKPLAEAAGKSKATPFTGAWGDMQLGLLNVTVQSVPDLAAGKVDEAALESRIKDSQNKGQASLDRASKG comes from the coding sequence ATGAGGTTTACATCGTCTTCAGGGCTCGCAGCAATCGTTACGGCTGCGGCATTGGCATTGACAGGCTGCGGTGGCGGCTCAGGAACCACTGGCACTGCCACAAACGCGGATGGGAAAGTGGACGGAACGGGCAAGACCCTGAACGTCCTCGTGAACGTGCTGAGCCAGTATCCCGAACAGCAGAAGCAGTGGCAGAGTGACATTGCCGCCAAGTTCAAGGCTGAAACCGGGGCCGACGTGAAGTTTGAAACCTTCGCGTCCGCCAACGATGAGCTCACCCGCATCCAGACCTCCGTAGTATCGGGCCAAGGCCCGGACGTCTACAGCCTCGGCACCACCTTTACCCCCACCGCCTATGCCACTAAGGCCTTTGTCACCCTTTCCGACGATGACTGGAAGGCTGTCGGCGGCAAAGACCGTTTCAACCCGGCCGCGCTGGGTATCTCCGGACCGGATAAGGATCACCAGGCCGGCATTCCCTTTGTCAGCCGTCCCTTCGTGATGGCCTATAACAAGGACCTGCTGGCAGCGGCCGGCATCGAGAAGCCCGCCACCAGCTGGGACGAGCTTGCCGAACAGGCCAAGAAAATGACCAAGGACGGCACCTTCGGCATCGCCACAGGCTACAAGGACAACTTCGACCCGTGGAAGTTCATCTGGGCCATGTCTGTCCAGGCCGGCAACCCCCTGGTGGACGGAAACAAGTTCAAGCTGGATGACCCCACCGTGAAGAAGGCCTACGAGACCTACTTCGGCTGGCTGACCGAAGACAAGGTGGTGGACCCGGCTTCGGTGGGCTGGAGCAACAGCAATGCCGTAGCAGCCTTCGCAAGCGGTAAGGCCGGCTACCTGATGATGACCACTTCCAGTTCCATTCCCACCCTGGACAAGTCGGAAGTGGCCGGCAAATACGAATACGCCCTGATGCCCACTATCGCCCCGGGTGAGACGAAGTCCAAGTCTGACGGCGATGCCGCAAGCATCCTCTCCGGCGACAACATCGTGGTTGCCGATTACTCAAAGCAAAAGGACCTCGCCTTCGCCTACATCAAGCTGATCACCTCCAAGGACGAGCAGCTGAACTACCAGAAGATTTTCGGCGACCTTCCCGCCAACGCAGAAGCTCTTGCAACTCTGACCGACCCGAAGCTCAAGCCGCTGGCCGAGGCTGCCGGGAAGTCCAAGGCGACGCCTTTCACCGGTGCATGGGGTGACATGCAACTTGGCCTCCTCAACGTCACGGTCCAGTCCGTTCCGGACCTGGCCGCCGGGAAGGTGGACGAAGCGGCCCTCGAGTCAAGGATCAAGGACTCACAGAACAAGGGCCAGGCCTCCCTGGACCGGGCCTCCAAGGGATAA
- a CDS encoding sugar phosphate isomerase/epimerase family protein gives MVSATQTSWALSGFGDEIDDDPAVQIAVLQALGASYIEVRSAWGTNIVDLSEDQLAALAKLLDEKAMRVSAIASPIGKVDVSLPVEHEVERLRRAVNAAKVLDAKYIRIFSFYYGESVPVDSIRDAVIERMRALAAVAEQEGVVLLHENEKDIFGDVPDRVLDIIESVNSPALKVAWDAANFVQVGVKPFDEAYEKLRPHLEYLQVKDALFSNGHVVPAGEGDGDVQRTVEALKADGFTGFASLEPHLAGAHGLGGFSGPTAFGIAARAFAKVTSEAGVQTV, from the coding sequence ATGGTTTCAGCCACCCAAACCTCGTGGGCCCTGTCCGGGTTCGGCGACGAGATCGACGACGACCCTGCCGTGCAGATCGCCGTCCTGCAGGCGCTCGGCGCGAGCTACATTGAGGTGCGCAGCGCGTGGGGCACGAACATCGTGGACCTGTCCGAAGACCAGCTCGCCGCCCTGGCCAAGTTGCTCGACGAGAAAGCCATGCGGGTTTCCGCGATCGCTTCGCCGATCGGGAAGGTGGATGTCAGCCTTCCCGTGGAGCATGAAGTGGAGCGCCTGCGCCGTGCGGTCAATGCCGCCAAGGTCCTGGATGCAAAATACATCCGCATTTTCTCCTTCTACTACGGCGAATCCGTTCCTGTGGACAGCATCCGCGATGCAGTCATCGAACGTATGCGCGCGCTCGCCGCCGTCGCCGAACAGGAAGGTGTGGTTCTGCTGCACGAAAACGAAAAGGATATCTTCGGGGATGTCCCGGACCGTGTGCTGGACATCATCGAAAGCGTCAATTCGCCGGCCTTGAAAGTGGCATGGGACGCAGCCAACTTCGTGCAGGTGGGCGTCAAGCCGTTTGATGAGGCCTATGAAAAGCTGCGCCCGCACCTGGAGTACCTGCAGGTCAAGGACGCGCTCTTTTCCAATGGACATGTCGTTCCCGCAGGGGAGGGCGACGGCGATGTCCAGCGGACCGTGGAAGCGCTCAAGGCGGACGGCTTCACCGGCTTCGCCTCCCTGGAGCCGCACCTCGCGGGAGCCCACGGCCTCGGCGGATTCTCCGGCCCCACAGCGTTCGGCATCGCTGCCCGCGCATTTGCAAAAGTCACATCAGAAGCAGGAGTCCAGACAGTATGA
- a CDS encoding carbohydrate ABC transporter permease, whose protein sequence is MSTDASNEVRLAAESAASRAARSAADVSSQEPNGQSSPRRKGLSERNRPLWMLIPGGVLMIIIIVVPLLLGIFMSALNLDQYTLRKWVSAPFIGVENFVEAMTSSPLLHSVWLSVSYSLLAMVVTLPLGIAAAVATQNAFKGRAVIRSIFLIPYVLPSFVVATVWRTMLQPDGIVDRALGTVGIDVGLWLNGPQTFWTLVLVQIWASWPFIYLLALSGLQAVDHEVHEASALDGALWWNKLRYVVFPYLKGPLSLAFLIGMLHHINNFTLPFVLFGVPAPADVEVLPILTYVTSFQSFRFGLSAAMAFISLVLIAIPLFVYLRAVKLDDAETPGAKK, encoded by the coding sequence ATGTCAACTGACGCCTCCAACGAAGTCCGGCTTGCGGCGGAGTCCGCCGCAAGCCGGGCGGCCCGCTCGGCCGCTGACGTTTCCAGCCAGGAGCCCAACGGGCAGAGCAGCCCGCGCCGCAAAGGCCTGAGCGAACGCAACCGGCCACTCTGGATGCTGATCCCTGGCGGGGTCCTGATGATCATCATCATCGTGGTGCCCCTCCTGCTGGGCATCTTCATGTCCGCCCTCAACCTGGACCAGTACACGTTGCGCAAATGGGTCAGCGCGCCGTTCATCGGAGTTGAAAACTTCGTTGAAGCAATGACCAGTTCTCCGCTCCTGCACTCTGTCTGGCTGAGTGTCAGCTACTCACTGCTCGCTATGGTGGTCACGCTTCCGCTGGGCATCGCTGCGGCTGTAGCAACCCAGAACGCCTTCAAGGGACGGGCCGTCATCAGGTCAATTTTCCTGATTCCGTACGTCCTGCCTTCGTTCGTTGTGGCAACGGTGTGGCGCACCATGTTGCAGCCTGACGGCATCGTGGACAGGGCCCTCGGAACGGTGGGGATCGACGTCGGACTCTGGCTGAACGGGCCACAGACATTCTGGACCCTGGTACTGGTCCAGATCTGGGCATCGTGGCCGTTCATTTACCTGCTGGCGCTCTCAGGACTCCAGGCCGTGGACCATGAGGTGCACGAGGCCTCGGCTCTAGACGGCGCCCTGTGGTGGAACAAGCTCCGGTATGTCGTGTTCCCCTACCTGAAGGGGCCCCTGTCGCTCGCCTTCCTGATTGGAATGCTGCACCACATCAACAACTTCACGCTGCCATTCGTCCTGTTCGGTGTCCCGGCCCCGGCTGACGTGGAAGTCCTGCCCATCCTTACGTATGTCACCAGTTTCCAGAGCTTCCGGTTCGGCTTGAGCGCGGCCATGGCCTTCATCTCCCTGGTACTGATTGCCATCCCGCTGTTCGTCTACCTCCGTGCTGTCAAACTCGACGACGCAGAAACACCAGGAGCCAAGAAATGA
- a CDS encoding Gfo/Idh/MocA family protein, with protein MSEILKVAITGCGVIGRTHAAALHEFPGATIVALVDAIPDAAESLADFIQKSGRPRPSVHASLQEAFAATDIDLVALATPSGLHIQQGLEVLAAGKHVVIEKPLDVDLSRAQEIEAAANEAASRGIVASVISQHRFDQASVAVADAVAKGRFGRLTSAIASVAWWRGQAYYDSGDWRGTWSMDGGGALMNQGVHTVDLLLWFMGRPVEIHAHTARLAHERIEVEDTAVATVTFENGGMAVLHATTAAYPGLTVRVQLMGSEGSAVVDNDQLHYFHTRDAGGVSADMGLQGGGNQASEELAKYPAEDYEAKDPTVYPAGHIRQYRDIITAITEGRQPGVTVSDAVNALATVRAVYVSATLNQAVLFDDVLAGKYNDLEVRTGNTAAESA; from the coding sequence ATGAGTGAGATATTGAAGGTCGCCATCACGGGTTGTGGCGTCATTGGCCGAACCCATGCGGCCGCCCTGCATGAGTTTCCTGGAGCCACCATCGTCGCGCTCGTGGACGCGATCCCGGATGCCGCTGAATCCCTTGCTGACTTCATCCAAAAGAGCGGCCGCCCGAGGCCCTCGGTGCATGCGTCCCTGCAAGAGGCTTTTGCTGCCACCGACATTGACCTGGTGGCTTTGGCCACCCCCAGCGGATTGCACATCCAGCAGGGTCTTGAAGTCCTTGCGGCCGGCAAGCACGTCGTCATCGAAAAGCCGCTGGATGTAGACCTGAGCCGGGCACAGGAAATTGAGGCTGCCGCAAACGAGGCCGCGAGCCGGGGAATCGTCGCCTCGGTGATCAGCCAGCACCGGTTTGACCAAGCCAGCGTTGCTGTGGCAGACGCTGTCGCCAAAGGACGGTTTGGGAGGCTGACCTCGGCCATAGCCTCGGTCGCGTGGTGGCGCGGCCAGGCGTACTACGATTCCGGTGACTGGCGCGGCACGTGGTCCATGGACGGCGGCGGAGCCCTGATGAACCAGGGCGTCCACACGGTTGACCTGCTGCTGTGGTTCATGGGCCGGCCGGTGGAGATCCACGCACACACCGCGCGTTTGGCACACGAACGCATCGAGGTGGAGGACACCGCCGTGGCTACCGTAACCTTCGAGAACGGCGGCATGGCCGTGCTGCACGCCACGACAGCCGCCTACCCCGGCCTGACCGTTCGGGTCCAGCTGATGGGGTCGGAAGGCTCCGCAGTGGTGGACAACGATCAGCTGCACTATTTCCACACCAGGGACGCCGGCGGCGTTTCCGCAGACATGGGGCTGCAGGGCGGGGGAAACCAGGCCTCGGAAGAACTGGCAAAGTACCCCGCAGAGGATTACGAGGCCAAAGATCCCACCGTGTATCCCGCGGGGCATATACGCCAGTACCGCGACATCATCACCGCCATCACCGAAGGCCGCCAGCCCGGAGTCACCGTCAGCGACGCCGTCAATGCCCTCGCCACCGTGCGGGCGGTCTACGTGTCAGCGACGCTCAACCAGGCAGTACTTTTCGACGATGTCCTGGCCGGCAAGTACAACGACCTCGAAGTCCGCACGGGCAACACTGCGG